The following coding sequences are from one Rutidosis leptorrhynchoides isolate AG116_Rl617_1_P2 chromosome 11, CSIRO_AGI_Rlap_v1, whole genome shotgun sequence window:
- the LOC139876038 gene encoding uncharacterized protein: MAWAKWSLILASFEKGGINVGSLKAFNLAMLYKWRWRYLMKPNDLWVSLVKSIHGNIFESTLGNSLWSSIVDNCSKIINDKLLPGDVFKMQVGNGRNINFWHDIWTGHDSLANRFNRLYHLEINKHHTIADKLVTGSWCWTWKRPELTGRNVSSLQAIQDELGIVLLTEAEDKWSCSISADSVFSVKGARYHIDRVILPSSNIPTTWNKIIPRKMA; encoded by the exons atggcatGGGCTAAATGGAGCTTGATTCTTGCTTCATTCGAAAAAGGAGGTATTAATGTTGGGAGCTTGAAGGCTTTCAATCTTGCCATGTTATATAAGTGGCGTTGGAGATATTTAATGAAACCGAATGACTTATGGGTTTCCCTTGTTAAGTCCATACATGGAAACATTTTTGAAAGCACTCTTGGTAATAGTTTATGGTCGTCTATTGTTGATAATTGTTCCAAAATTATTAACGACAAGTTACTCCCGGGAGATGTTTTTAAGATGCAAGTAGGTAATGGACGGAACATAAATTTTTGGCATGATATTTGGACGGGTCATGATTCTCTCGCTAATCGTTTTAATCGTCTCTATCACTTGGAGATTAATAAACATCACACGATCGCTGATAAATTGGTTACAGGGTCGTGGTGTTGGACATGGAAGCGTCCGGAACTGACAGGTAGGAATGTTTCTTCACTTCAGGCTATCCAAGACGAGCTCGGTATTGTTCTGTTGACGGAGGCTGAGGACAAATGGTCATGTTCGATTTCAGCAGACTCTGTTTTTTCAGTGAAGGGTGCGAGGTATCATATCGATCGGGTTATCTTACCTTCTTCTAATATTCCTACGACTTGGAACAAAATTATCCCCAGGAAG atggCTTAA